A single region of the Anopheles funestus chromosome X, idAnoFuneDA-416_04, whole genome shotgun sequence genome encodes:
- the LOC125762114 gene encoding carboxypeptidase M-like isoform X3, whose amino-acid sequence MNQNVHRNYNPSLKFRLKHPARSVRMQSVCLAALLVVWCIAVPTIADQTGQRNFEPSSDPALFALDRVAVKDGHLYTFDNLSVAQDPRAYRPDVGALDFVYHNHDEMTRYLRTTTARYPNLTALYSIGKSAQGRDLWVLVVSASPYEHMLGKPDVKYIGNIHGNEAVGRELLLHLIQYLVSSYGSDPYIKWLLDNTRIHILPSLNPDGYAASKEGTCDGGQGRYNSRGFDLNRNFPDYFKQNNKRSQPETEAVKDWISKIQFVLSGSLHGGALVVSYPYDNTPNAIFHSYQSQPSLTPDDDVFKHLSLTYANNHGKMSRGVACKTASPSFENGITNGAAWYPLTGGMQDFNYVWHGCMEVTLEVSCCKFPPAYELRKYWDDNQMSLIKFLAEAHRGVQGFIMDPTGNPIERAQLKIKGRDIGFTTTKYGEFWRILLPGVYKLEVYADGFVPKDVDFMIVEQHPTLLNVTLQPSKRTTQTLAKQHASSTNKRPRMNGARTKVATLTAVTASTTTATTTTVATTTTSTTSTITTATDNTTTTNINTTTTPATTTNTNPIFTLSTATTTTGSFSSTVKDAEHSTLVQVPGVSYDRTITSTTSVANREFRPSTANQDRLIFTS is encoded by the exons ATGAACCAGAACGTTCATCG AAATTACAACCCGTCGCTTAAGTTCCGGTTGAAACATCCCGCAAGGTCGGTCAGAATGCAGTCCGTCTGTTTGGCAGCACTGCTAGTGGTTTGGTGCATCGCTGTGCCCACGATCGCCGACCAGACCGGTCAACGCAACTTCGAACCGAGCAGCGATCCGGCCCTGTTCGCACTAGATCGTGTTGCTGTCAAAGATGGTCACCTTTACACGTTCGACAATCTGTCCGTCGCGCAGGATCCTCGTGCATACCGGCCGGACGTTGGGGCGCTTGATTTCGTCTACCACAACCACGACGAGATGACGCGCTATTTACGTACGACTACCGCCCGCTACCCGAACCTGACTGCCCTATACTCGATCGGCAAGTCTGCACAGGGGCGAGATCTGTGGGTTCTAGTCGTGTCGGCATCGCCGTACGAGCATATGCTTGGGAAACCGGACGTCAAGTACATCGGTAATATACACGGCAATGAGGCAGTCGGGCGAGAACTACTGCTTCACCTAATTCAGTACCTGGTGTCGAGCTATGGGTCCGATCCGTATATCAAGTGGCTACTGGACAATACGCGCATCCATATTCTACCCTCACTCAACCCAGACGGATATGCCGCATCAAAGGAAGGCACGTGCGACGGAGGCCAGGGTCGGTACAATTCGCGCGGCTTCGACCTAAATCGCAACTTCCCGGACTACTTCAAGCAGAACAACAAGCGATCCCAGCCGGAAACGGAAGCGGTAAAGGATTGGATCTCGAAGATACAGTTCGTGTTGAGTGGATCGTTGCACGGTGGAGCACTCGTTGTGAGCTATCCGTACGACAACACGCCTAATGCCA TTTTCCACAGTTACCAGTCGCAACCGTCGTTGACACCGGACGACGACGTGTTCAAGCATCTGTCGCTAACGTACGCGAACAACCATGGTAAGATGTCTCGTGGAGTTGCCTGCAAAACCGCATCACCCTCGTTTGAGAATGGCATCACGAACGGTGCCGCCTGGTATCCGCTTACCGGTGGTATGCAGGACTTTAACTACGTCTGGCACGGCTGCATGGAGGTAACGCTCGAGGTGTCCTGCTGTAAGTTTCCACCGGCGTATGAGCTGCGCAAATACTGGGATGACAATCAGATGTCGCTGATCAAGTTCCTTGCCGAGGCGCACCGGGGCGTGCAGGGTTTCATCATGGACCCGACCGGCAATCCGATCGAACGAGCACAGCTCAAGATCAAGGGACGTGACATTGGGTTCACCACCACCAAGTACGGTGAGTTCTGGCGTATCTTGCTGCCTGGCGTGTACAAGTTGGAGGTGTACGCGGACGGATTCGTACCAAAGGATGTAGACTTTATGATTGTGGAGCAGCATCCGACGCTGTTGAACGTAACGCTGCAGCCGTCAAAG CGCACAACGCAAACGCTTGCAAAACAACACGCATCCAGTACTAACAAAAGGCCACGGATGAATGGCGCTCGTACAAAGGTGGCAACGTTAACCGCTGTTACCGcttctactactactgctactactacaacTGTtgccactactactactagtaCTACTTCTACAATTACTACTGCTACTGAtaatactactactactaatattaatactactactactcccGCTACGACAACTAACACTAATCCTATTTTTACCCTTTCTACTGCTACCACTACTACTGGTTCTTTCTCTTCCACCGTAAAGGATGCGGAACACAGCACCCTGGTTCAGGTTCCCGGTGTGTCGTACGACCGTACGATAACCTCAACCACATCTGTGGCCAACAGAGAGTTCAGGCCGAGTACCGCTAACCAAGATCGGCTCATTTTCACCTCCTGA
- the LOC125762114 gene encoding carboxypeptidase M-like isoform X6 has product MNQNVHRNYNPSLKFRLKHPARSVRMQSVCLAALLVVWCIAVPTIADQTGQRNFEPSSDPALFALDRVAVKDGHLYTFDNLSVAQDPRAYRPDVGALDFVYHNHDEMTRYLRTTTARYPNLTALYSIGKSAQGRDLWVLVVSASPYEHMLGKPDVKYIGNIHGNEAVGRELLLHLIQYLVSSYGSDPYIKWLLDNTRIHILPSLNPDGYAASKEGTCDGGQGRYNSRGFDLNRNFPDYFKQNNKRSQPETEAVKDWISKIQFVLSGSLHGGALVVSYPYDNTPNAKICRSSSTCAVFHSYQSQPSLTPDDDVFKHLSLTYANNHGKMSRGVACKTASPSFENGITNGAAWYPLTGGMQDFNYVWHGCMEVTLEVSCCKFPPAYELRKYWDDNQMSLIKFLAEAHRGVQGFIMDPTGNPIERAQLKIKGRDIGFTTTKYGEFWRILLPGVYKLEVYADGFVPKDVDFMIVEQHPTLLNVTLQPSKDAEHSTLVQVPGVSYDRTITSTTSVANREFRPSTANQDRLIFTS; this is encoded by the exons ATGAACCAGAACGTTCATCG AAATTACAACCCGTCGCTTAAGTTCCGGTTGAAACATCCCGCAAGGTCGGTCAGAATGCAGTCCGTCTGTTTGGCAGCACTGCTAGTGGTTTGGTGCATCGCTGTGCCCACGATCGCCGACCAGACCGGTCAACGCAACTTCGAACCGAGCAGCGATCCGGCCCTGTTCGCACTAGATCGTGTTGCTGTCAAAGATGGTCACCTTTACACGTTCGACAATCTGTCCGTCGCGCAGGATCCTCGTGCATACCGGCCGGACGTTGGGGCGCTTGATTTCGTCTACCACAACCACGACGAGATGACGCGCTATTTACGTACGACTACCGCCCGCTACCCGAACCTGACTGCCCTATACTCGATCGGCAAGTCTGCACAGGGGCGAGATCTGTGGGTTCTAGTCGTGTCGGCATCGCCGTACGAGCATATGCTTGGGAAACCGGACGTCAAGTACATCGGTAATATACACGGCAATGAGGCAGTCGGGCGAGAACTACTGCTTCACCTAATTCAGTACCTGGTGTCGAGCTATGGGTCCGATCCGTATATCAAGTGGCTACTGGACAATACGCGCATCCATATTCTACCCTCACTCAACCCAGACGGATATGCCGCATCAAAGGAAGGCACGTGCGACGGAGGCCAGGGTCGGTACAATTCGCGCGGCTTCGACCTAAATCGCAACTTCCCGGACTACTTCAAGCAGAACAACAAGCGATCCCAGCCGGAAACGGAAGCGGTAAAGGATTGGATCTCGAAGATACAGTTCGTGTTGAGTGGATCGTTGCACGGTGGAGCACTCGTTGTGAGCTATCCGTACGACAACACGCCTAATGCCA AAATCTGTCGATCTTCGTCTACATGCGCCG TTTTCCACAGTTACCAGTCGCAACCGTCGTTGACACCGGACGACGACGTGTTCAAGCATCTGTCGCTAACGTACGCGAACAACCATGGTAAGATGTCTCGTGGAGTTGCCTGCAAAACCGCATCACCCTCGTTTGAGAATGGCATCACGAACGGTGCCGCCTGGTATCCGCTTACCGGTGGTATGCAGGACTTTAACTACGTCTGGCACGGCTGCATGGAGGTAACGCTCGAGGTGTCCTGCTGTAAGTTTCCACCGGCGTATGAGCTGCGCAAATACTGGGATGACAATCAGATGTCGCTGATCAAGTTCCTTGCCGAGGCGCACCGGGGCGTGCAGGGTTTCATCATGGACCCGACCGGCAATCCGATCGAACGAGCACAGCTCAAGATCAAGGGACGTGACATTGGGTTCACCACCACCAAGTACGGTGAGTTCTGGCGTATCTTGCTGCCTGGCGTGTACAAGTTGGAGGTGTACGCGGACGGATTCGTACCAAAGGATGTAGACTTTATGATTGTGGAGCAGCATCCGACGCTGTTGAACGTAACGCTGCAGCCGTCAAAG GATGCGGAACACAGCACCCTGGTTCAGGTTCCCGGTGTGTCGTACGACCGTACGATAACCTCAACCACATCTGTGGCCAACAGAGAGTTCAGGCCGAGTACCGCTAACCAAGATCGGCTCATTTTCACCTCCTGA
- the LOC125762114 gene encoding carboxypeptidase M-like isoform X5, with the protein MNQNVHRNYNPSLKFRLKHPARSVRMQSVCLAALLVVWCIAVPTIADQTGQRNFEPSSDPALFALDRVAVKDGHLYTFDNLSVAQDPRAYRPDVGALDFVYHNHDEMTRYLRTTTARYPNLTALYSIGKSAQGRDLWVLVVSASPYEHMLGKPDVKYIGNIHGNEAVGRELLLHLIQYLVSSYGSDPYIKWLLDNTRIHILPSLNPDGYAASKEGTCDGGQGRYNSRGFDLNRNFPDYFKQNNKRSQPETEAVKDWISKIQFVLSGSLHGGALVVSYPYDNTPNAKICRSSSTCAVFHSYQSQPSLTPDDDVFKHLSLTYANNHGKMSRGVACKTASPSFENGITNGAAWYPLTGGMQDFNYVWHGCMEVTLEVSCCKFPPAYELRKYWDDNQMSLIKFLAEAHRGVQGFIMDPTGNPIERAQLKIKGRDIGFTTTKYGEFWRILLPGVYKLEVYADGFVPKDVDFMIVEQHPTLLNVTLQPSKRNDGSQHYRPAASTQYRPQQVIPPAPSQGSGSDEGILSTLSSGFNSLVNNIFG; encoded by the exons ATGAACCAGAACGTTCATCG AAATTACAACCCGTCGCTTAAGTTCCGGTTGAAACATCCCGCAAGGTCGGTCAGAATGCAGTCCGTCTGTTTGGCAGCACTGCTAGTGGTTTGGTGCATCGCTGTGCCCACGATCGCCGACCAGACCGGTCAACGCAACTTCGAACCGAGCAGCGATCCGGCCCTGTTCGCACTAGATCGTGTTGCTGTCAAAGATGGTCACCTTTACACGTTCGACAATCTGTCCGTCGCGCAGGATCCTCGTGCATACCGGCCGGACGTTGGGGCGCTTGATTTCGTCTACCACAACCACGACGAGATGACGCGCTATTTACGTACGACTACCGCCCGCTACCCGAACCTGACTGCCCTATACTCGATCGGCAAGTCTGCACAGGGGCGAGATCTGTGGGTTCTAGTCGTGTCGGCATCGCCGTACGAGCATATGCTTGGGAAACCGGACGTCAAGTACATCGGTAATATACACGGCAATGAGGCAGTCGGGCGAGAACTACTGCTTCACCTAATTCAGTACCTGGTGTCGAGCTATGGGTCCGATCCGTATATCAAGTGGCTACTGGACAATACGCGCATCCATATTCTACCCTCACTCAACCCAGACGGATATGCCGCATCAAAGGAAGGCACGTGCGACGGAGGCCAGGGTCGGTACAATTCGCGCGGCTTCGACCTAAATCGCAACTTCCCGGACTACTTCAAGCAGAACAACAAGCGATCCCAGCCGGAAACGGAAGCGGTAAAGGATTGGATCTCGAAGATACAGTTCGTGTTGAGTGGATCGTTGCACGGTGGAGCACTCGTTGTGAGCTATCCGTACGACAACACGCCTAATGCCA AAATCTGTCGATCTTCGTCTACATGCGCCG TTTTCCACAGTTACCAGTCGCAACCGTCGTTGACACCGGACGACGACGTGTTCAAGCATCTGTCGCTAACGTACGCGAACAACCATGGTAAGATGTCTCGTGGAGTTGCCTGCAAAACCGCATCACCCTCGTTTGAGAATGGCATCACGAACGGTGCCGCCTGGTATCCGCTTACCGGTGGTATGCAGGACTTTAACTACGTCTGGCACGGCTGCATGGAGGTAACGCTCGAGGTGTCCTGCTGTAAGTTTCCACCGGCGTATGAGCTGCGCAAATACTGGGATGACAATCAGATGTCGCTGATCAAGTTCCTTGCCGAGGCGCACCGGGGCGTGCAGGGTTTCATCATGGACCCGACCGGCAATCCGATCGAACGAGCACAGCTCAAGATCAAGGGACGTGACATTGGGTTCACCACCACCAAGTACGGTGAGTTCTGGCGTATCTTGCTGCCTGGCGTGTACAAGTTGGAGGTGTACGCGGACGGATTCGTACCAAAGGATGTAGACTTTATGATTGTGGAGCAGCATCCGACGCTGTTGAACGTAACGCTGCAGCCGTCAAAG CGCAATGATGGTTCGCAACATTATCGCCCGGCAGCATCGACACAGTACCGCCCGCAGCAAGTGATACCACCGGCACCGTCGCAAGGCTCCGGTTCCGACGAAGGTATTCTTTCGACGCTTAGCAGTGGATTCAACAGTTTAGTTAATAACATATTCGGCTAA
- the LOC125762114 gene encoding carboxypeptidase M-like isoform X1: protein MNQNVHRNYNPSLKFRLKHPARSVRMQSVCLAALLVVWCIAVPTIADQTGQRNFEPSSDPALFALDRVAVKDGHLYTFDNLSVAQDPRAYRPDVGALDFVYHNHDEMTRYLRTTTARYPNLTALYSIGKSAQGRDLWVLVVSASPYEHMLGKPDVKYIGNIHGNEAVGRELLLHLIQYLVSSYGSDPYIKWLLDNTRIHILPSLNPDGYAASKEGTCDGGQGRYNSRGFDLNRNFPDYFKQNNKRSQPETEAVKDWISKIQFVLSGSLHGGALVVSYPYDNTPNAKICRSSSTCAVFHSYQSQPSLTPDDDVFKHLSLTYANNHGKMSRGVACKTASPSFENGITNGAAWYPLTGGMQDFNYVWHGCMEVTLEVSCCKFPPAYELRKYWDDNQMSLIKFLAEAHRGVQGFIMDPTGNPIERAQLKIKGRDIGFTTTKYGEFWRILLPGVYKLEVYADGFVPKDVDFMIVEQHPTLLNVTLQPSKRTTQTLAKQHASSTNKRPRMNGARTKVATLTAVTASTTTATTTTVATTTTSTTSTITTATDNTTTTNINTTTTPATTTNTNPIFTLSTATTTTGSFSSTVKDAEHSTLVQVPGVSYDRTITSTTSVANREFRPSTANQDRLIFTS, encoded by the exons ATGAACCAGAACGTTCATCG AAATTACAACCCGTCGCTTAAGTTCCGGTTGAAACATCCCGCAAGGTCGGTCAGAATGCAGTCCGTCTGTTTGGCAGCACTGCTAGTGGTTTGGTGCATCGCTGTGCCCACGATCGCCGACCAGACCGGTCAACGCAACTTCGAACCGAGCAGCGATCCGGCCCTGTTCGCACTAGATCGTGTTGCTGTCAAAGATGGTCACCTTTACACGTTCGACAATCTGTCCGTCGCGCAGGATCCTCGTGCATACCGGCCGGACGTTGGGGCGCTTGATTTCGTCTACCACAACCACGACGAGATGACGCGCTATTTACGTACGACTACCGCCCGCTACCCGAACCTGACTGCCCTATACTCGATCGGCAAGTCTGCACAGGGGCGAGATCTGTGGGTTCTAGTCGTGTCGGCATCGCCGTACGAGCATATGCTTGGGAAACCGGACGTCAAGTACATCGGTAATATACACGGCAATGAGGCAGTCGGGCGAGAACTACTGCTTCACCTAATTCAGTACCTGGTGTCGAGCTATGGGTCCGATCCGTATATCAAGTGGCTACTGGACAATACGCGCATCCATATTCTACCCTCACTCAACCCAGACGGATATGCCGCATCAAAGGAAGGCACGTGCGACGGAGGCCAGGGTCGGTACAATTCGCGCGGCTTCGACCTAAATCGCAACTTCCCGGACTACTTCAAGCAGAACAACAAGCGATCCCAGCCGGAAACGGAAGCGGTAAAGGATTGGATCTCGAAGATACAGTTCGTGTTGAGTGGATCGTTGCACGGTGGAGCACTCGTTGTGAGCTATCCGTACGACAACACGCCTAATGCCA AAATCTGTCGATCTTCGTCTACATGCGCCG TTTTCCACAGTTACCAGTCGCAACCGTCGTTGACACCGGACGACGACGTGTTCAAGCATCTGTCGCTAACGTACGCGAACAACCATGGTAAGATGTCTCGTGGAGTTGCCTGCAAAACCGCATCACCCTCGTTTGAGAATGGCATCACGAACGGTGCCGCCTGGTATCCGCTTACCGGTGGTATGCAGGACTTTAACTACGTCTGGCACGGCTGCATGGAGGTAACGCTCGAGGTGTCCTGCTGTAAGTTTCCACCGGCGTATGAGCTGCGCAAATACTGGGATGACAATCAGATGTCGCTGATCAAGTTCCTTGCCGAGGCGCACCGGGGCGTGCAGGGTTTCATCATGGACCCGACCGGCAATCCGATCGAACGAGCACAGCTCAAGATCAAGGGACGTGACATTGGGTTCACCACCACCAAGTACGGTGAGTTCTGGCGTATCTTGCTGCCTGGCGTGTACAAGTTGGAGGTGTACGCGGACGGATTCGTACCAAAGGATGTAGACTTTATGATTGTGGAGCAGCATCCGACGCTGTTGAACGTAACGCTGCAGCCGTCAAAG CGCACAACGCAAACGCTTGCAAAACAACACGCATCCAGTACTAACAAAAGGCCACGGATGAATGGCGCTCGTACAAAGGTGGCAACGTTAACCGCTGTTACCGcttctactactactgctactactacaacTGTtgccactactactactagtaCTACTTCTACAATTACTACTGCTACTGAtaatactactactactaatattaatactactactactcccGCTACGACAACTAACACTAATCCTATTTTTACCCTTTCTACTGCTACCACTACTACTGGTTCTTTCTCTTCCACCGTAAAGGATGCGGAACACAGCACCCTGGTTCAGGTTCCCGGTGTGTCGTACGACCGTACGATAACCTCAACCACATCTGTGGCCAACAGAGAGTTCAGGCCGAGTACCGCTAACCAAGATCGGCTCATTTTCACCTCCTGA
- the LOC125762114 gene encoding carboxypeptidase M-like isoform X2 — protein MNQNVHRNYNPSLKFRLKHPARSVRMQSVCLAALLVVWCIAVPTIADQTGQRNFEPSSDPALFALDRVAVKDGHLYTFDNLSVAQDPRAYRPDVGALDFVYHNHDEMTRYLRTTTARYPNLTALYSIGKSAQGRDLWVLVVSASPYEHMLGKPDVKYIGNIHGNEAVGRELLLHLIQYLVSSYGSDPYIKWLLDNTRIHILPSLNPDGYAASKEGTCDGGQGRYNSRGFDLNRNFPDYFKQNNKRSQPETEAVKDWISKIQFVLSGSLHGGALVVSYPYDNTPNARLPLSSVFHSYQSQPSLTPDDDVFKHLSLTYANNHGKMSRGVACKTASPSFENGITNGAAWYPLTGGMQDFNYVWHGCMEVTLEVSCCKFPPAYELRKYWDDNQMSLIKFLAEAHRGVQGFIMDPTGNPIERAQLKIKGRDIGFTTTKYGEFWRILLPGVYKLEVYADGFVPKDVDFMIVEQHPTLLNVTLQPSKRTTQTLAKQHASSTNKRPRMNGARTKVATLTAVTASTTTATTTTVATTTTSTTSTITTATDNTTTTNINTTTTPATTTNTNPIFTLSTATTTTGSFSSTVKDAEHSTLVQVPGVSYDRTITSTTSVANREFRPSTANQDRLIFTS, from the exons ATGAACCAGAACGTTCATCG AAATTACAACCCGTCGCTTAAGTTCCGGTTGAAACATCCCGCAAGGTCGGTCAGAATGCAGTCCGTCTGTTTGGCAGCACTGCTAGTGGTTTGGTGCATCGCTGTGCCCACGATCGCCGACCAGACCGGTCAACGCAACTTCGAACCGAGCAGCGATCCGGCCCTGTTCGCACTAGATCGTGTTGCTGTCAAAGATGGTCACCTTTACACGTTCGACAATCTGTCCGTCGCGCAGGATCCTCGTGCATACCGGCCGGACGTTGGGGCGCTTGATTTCGTCTACCACAACCACGACGAGATGACGCGCTATTTACGTACGACTACCGCCCGCTACCCGAACCTGACTGCCCTATACTCGATCGGCAAGTCTGCACAGGGGCGAGATCTGTGGGTTCTAGTCGTGTCGGCATCGCCGTACGAGCATATGCTTGGGAAACCGGACGTCAAGTACATCGGTAATATACACGGCAATGAGGCAGTCGGGCGAGAACTACTGCTTCACCTAATTCAGTACCTGGTGTCGAGCTATGGGTCCGATCCGTATATCAAGTGGCTACTGGACAATACGCGCATCCATATTCTACCCTCACTCAACCCAGACGGATATGCCGCATCAAAGGAAGGCACGTGCGACGGAGGCCAGGGTCGGTACAATTCGCGCGGCTTCGACCTAAATCGCAACTTCCCGGACTACTTCAAGCAGAACAACAAGCGATCCCAGCCGGAAACGGAAGCGGTAAAGGATTGGATCTCGAAGATACAGTTCGTGTTGAGTGGATCGTTGCACGGTGGAGCACTCGTTGTGAGCTATCCGTACGACAACACGCCTAATGCCA GACTCCCGTTAAGCTCAGTTTTCCACAGTTACCAGTCGCAACCGTCGTTGACACCGGACGACGACGTGTTCAAGCATCTGTCGCTAACGTACGCGAACAACCATGGTAAGATGTCTCGTGGAGTTGCCTGCAAAACCGCATCACCCTCGTTTGAGAATGGCATCACGAACGGTGCCGCCTGGTATCCGCTTACCGGTGGTATGCAGGACTTTAACTACGTCTGGCACGGCTGCATGGAGGTAACGCTCGAGGTGTCCTGCTGTAAGTTTCCACCGGCGTATGAGCTGCGCAAATACTGGGATGACAATCAGATGTCGCTGATCAAGTTCCTTGCCGAGGCGCACCGGGGCGTGCAGGGTTTCATCATGGACCCGACCGGCAATCCGATCGAACGAGCACAGCTCAAGATCAAGGGACGTGACATTGGGTTCACCACCACCAAGTACGGTGAGTTCTGGCGTATCTTGCTGCCTGGCGTGTACAAGTTGGAGGTGTACGCGGACGGATTCGTACCAAAGGATGTAGACTTTATGATTGTGGAGCAGCATCCGACGCTGTTGAACGTAACGCTGCAGCCGTCAAAG CGCACAACGCAAACGCTTGCAAAACAACACGCATCCAGTACTAACAAAAGGCCACGGATGAATGGCGCTCGTACAAAGGTGGCAACGTTAACCGCTGTTACCGcttctactactactgctactactacaacTGTtgccactactactactagtaCTACTTCTACAATTACTACTGCTACTGAtaatactactactactaatattaatactactactactcccGCTACGACAACTAACACTAATCCTATTTTTACCCTTTCTACTGCTACCACTACTACTGGTTCTTTCTCTTCCACCGTAAAGGATGCGGAACACAGCACCCTGGTTCAGGTTCCCGGTGTGTCGTACGACCGTACGATAACCTCAACCACATCTGTGGCCAACAGAGAGTTCAGGCCGAGTACCGCTAACCAAGATCGGCTCATTTTCACCTCCTGA
- the LOC125762114 gene encoding carboxypeptidase M-like isoform X4, protein MQSVCLAALLVVWCIAVPTIADQTGQRNFEPSSDPALFALDRVAVKDGHLYTFDNLSVAQDPRAYRPDVGALDFVYHNHDEMTRYLRTTTARYPNLTALYSIGKSAQGRDLWVLVVSASPYEHMLGKPDVKYIGNIHGNEAVGRELLLHLIQYLVSSYGSDPYIKWLLDNTRIHILPSLNPDGYAASKEGTCDGGQGRYNSRGFDLNRNFPDYFKQNNKRSQPETEAVKDWISKIQFVLSGSLHGGALVVSYPYDNTPNAKICRSSSTCAVFHSYQSQPSLTPDDDVFKHLSLTYANNHGKMSRGVACKTASPSFENGITNGAAWYPLTGGMQDFNYVWHGCMEVTLEVSCCKFPPAYELRKYWDDNQMSLIKFLAEAHRGVQGFIMDPTGNPIERAQLKIKGRDIGFTTTKYGEFWRILLPGVYKLEVYADGFVPKDVDFMIVEQHPTLLNVTLQPSKRTTQTLAKQHASSTNKRPRMNGARTKVATLTAVTASTTTATTTTVATTTTSTTSTITTATDNTTTTNINTTTTPATTTNTNPIFTLSTATTTTGSFSSTVKDAEHSTLVQVPGVSYDRTITSTTSVANREFRPSTANQDRLIFTS, encoded by the exons ATGCAGTCCGTCTGTTTGGCAGCACTGCTAGTGGTTTGGTGCATCGCTGTGCCCACGATCGCCGACCAGACCGGTCAACGCAACTTCGAACCGAGCAGCGATCCGGCCCTGTTCGCACTAGATCGTGTTGCTGTCAAAGATGGTCACCTTTACACGTTCGACAATCTGTCCGTCGCGCAGGATCCTCGTGCATACCGGCCGGACGTTGGGGCGCTTGATTTCGTCTACCACAACCACGACGAGATGACGCGCTATTTACGTACGACTACCGCCCGCTACCCGAACCTGACTGCCCTATACTCGATCGGCAAGTCTGCACAGGGGCGAGATCTGTGGGTTCTAGTCGTGTCGGCATCGCCGTACGAGCATATGCTTGGGAAACCGGACGTCAAGTACATCGGTAATATACACGGCAATGAGGCAGTCGGGCGAGAACTACTGCTTCACCTAATTCAGTACCTGGTGTCGAGCTATGGGTCCGATCCGTATATCAAGTGGCTACTGGACAATACGCGCATCCATATTCTACCCTCACTCAACCCAGACGGATATGCCGCATCAAAGGAAGGCACGTGCGACGGAGGCCAGGGTCGGTACAATTCGCGCGGCTTCGACCTAAATCGCAACTTCCCGGACTACTTCAAGCAGAACAACAAGCGATCCCAGCCGGAAACGGAAGCGGTAAAGGATTGGATCTCGAAGATACAGTTCGTGTTGAGTGGATCGTTGCACGGTGGAGCACTCGTTGTGAGCTATCCGTACGACAACACGCCTAATGCCA AAATCTGTCGATCTTCGTCTACATGCGCCG TTTTCCACAGTTACCAGTCGCAACCGTCGTTGACACCGGACGACGACGTGTTCAAGCATCTGTCGCTAACGTACGCGAACAACCATGGTAAGATGTCTCGTGGAGTTGCCTGCAAAACCGCATCACCCTCGTTTGAGAATGGCATCACGAACGGTGCCGCCTGGTATCCGCTTACCGGTGGTATGCAGGACTTTAACTACGTCTGGCACGGCTGCATGGAGGTAACGCTCGAGGTGTCCTGCTGTAAGTTTCCACCGGCGTATGAGCTGCGCAAATACTGGGATGACAATCAGATGTCGCTGATCAAGTTCCTTGCCGAGGCGCACCGGGGCGTGCAGGGTTTCATCATGGACCCGACCGGCAATCCGATCGAACGAGCACAGCTCAAGATCAAGGGACGTGACATTGGGTTCACCACCACCAAGTACGGTGAGTTCTGGCGTATCTTGCTGCCTGGCGTGTACAAGTTGGAGGTGTACGCGGACGGATTCGTACCAAAGGATGTAGACTTTATGATTGTGGAGCAGCATCCGACGCTGTTGAACGTAACGCTGCAGCCGTCAAAG CGCACAACGCAAACGCTTGCAAAACAACACGCATCCAGTACTAACAAAAGGCCACGGATGAATGGCGCTCGTACAAAGGTGGCAACGTTAACCGCTGTTACCGcttctactactactgctactactacaacTGTtgccactactactactagtaCTACTTCTACAATTACTACTGCTACTGAtaatactactactactaatattaatactactactactcccGCTACGACAACTAACACTAATCCTATTTTTACCCTTTCTACTGCTACCACTACTACTGGTTCTTTCTCTTCCACCGTAAAGGATGCGGAACACAGCACCCTGGTTCAGGTTCCCGGTGTGTCGTACGACCGTACGATAACCTCAACCACATCTGTGGCCAACAGAGAGTTCAGGCCGAGTACCGCTAACCAAGATCGGCTCATTTTCACCTCCTGA